A window of Patagioenas fasciata isolate bPatFas1 chromosome 5, bPatFas1.hap1, whole genome shotgun sequence contains these coding sequences:
- the DLK1 gene encoding protein delta homolog 1 produces MGLRAAGLIGCCCLLPIVLPAAPSINCRTGCHPENGFCEFPSECRCQPGWQGALCNQCVPFPGCLHGSCAKPWQCICEEGWVGSLCDIDIHPCSAKPCTNNSTCIETGDGGYICLCAQGFTGKNCHLKKGPCIINGSPCQNGGTCIDDNGFAPHASCLCPSGFAGNFCEIERDDCESNPCENGGTCTDIGVGFNCFCPHGYTGKLCGSRVMLCASDPCENGGTCSEHPQGGFKCICKPQFVGATCKHPSQNTTLAGVNMETKHTQNYKPSPKSLHRSMHHQQEILKITMKETIQNTDPLLSRSQVICFVVLGLLTCLVVLGTTGIVFFSKCEMWLANAKYSHLLRKKKNFFLKSNNGENLSINIIFPEKIKLTNYTKNYTAI; encoded by the exons ATGGGGCTGCGCGCCGCCGGGCTCAtcggctgctgctgcctgctgcccaTCGTCCTTCCCGCAGCCCCAA GCATAAACTGTAGAACTGGCTGCCACCCAGAGAATGGATTTTGTGAATTTCCCAGTGAATGCAG GTGTCAACCTGGTTGGCAGGGTGCTCTTTGTAATCAGTGTGTTCCTTTCCCTGGGTGTTTGCACGGCAGCTGCGCTAAGCCCTGGCAGTGCATCTGTGAGGAGGGTTGGGTTGGCAGCCTCTGTGACATAG atATTCACCCCTGTTCTGCAAAACCCTGTACCAATAATTCAACGTGCATAGAGACTGGTGATGGAGGATATATTTGTCTGTGTGCCCAGGGATTTACAGGAAAAAACTGCCATCTCAAAAAAGGACCCTGCATTATTAATGG CTCTCCCTGCCAGAATGGAGGAACATGCATTGATGACAATGGTTTTGCACCACATGCTTCCTGTCTGTGCCCTTCTGGTTTTGCTGGTAACTTCTGTGAAATAGAGAGAGATGACTGTGAATCCAACCCATGTGAAAATGGAGGAACATGTACAGATATTGGTGTAGGTTTCAACTGTTTTTGTCCCCATGGCTATACAGGAAAACTCTGCGGCAGCCGTGTCATGCTCTGTGCAAGTGACCCATGTGAGAATGGAGGGACATGTAGTGAACATCCCCAGGGAGGATTCAAATGCATCTGCAAACCACAATTTGTTGGTGCAACCTGTAAACATCCCAGCCAAAATACAACCCTCGCTGGAGTGAATATGGAGACAAAGCATACGCAGAATTACAAGCCATCCCCAAAATCTCTTCACAGATCCATGCATCATCAACAAGAAATCCTGAAAATAACAATGAAAGAAACAATCCAAAACACAGACCCCTTGCTCAGTAGAAGCCAGGTGATCTGTTTTGTTGTACTGGGCTTGCTTACGTGTCTTGTTGTCTTGGGTACAACTGGAATagtgtttttttcaaaatgtgaaaTGTGGCTTGCTAATGCCAAATATAGTCATCTCCTACGCAAGAAAAAGAACTTTTTTCTGAAATCTAACAATGGAGAAAACCTCTCAATTAATATTATCTTCCCAGAGAAGATCAAATTGACGAATTACACTAAGAACTACACTGCCATCTAG